The window CAAGACCTTTACCAATAGTCAAGGTCTATTATATTGCGTAAAATTAGACCTTTACTATCGGTAAGGGTCTTTTATTTTGTTTTCGATGGGAGGAGAGTTAATGGAAAAGGAAAAGACACGGTACAAGATGCTGACACAGATAGAAGCGATAAAACTCTCTGTCAGTCGGGCAAATGGAACCGAGACTTGAAAATGAAAAAATCCATTACTTGCAATCAATGAGTCGAAGCTTATAGTACATTTTCGAGGGAGGTAAAATATGGAATTTTCATTATTGTTAGAGTATGGCTGGGTTTTATTAGTATTGATTGTATTAGAAGGATTGCTGGCAACTGATAATGCTTTGGTCCTCGCGATTATGGTAAAGCATTTACCGGAGGAACAGCGTAGAAAAGCATTATTTTATGGCTTAGCCGGTGCGTTTCTATTCCGATTAGGATCACTATTTGTTATCTCACTTCTTGTTGATATTTGGCAGGTGCAGGCACTTGGTGCCGCGTATCTCATCTTTATGTCCCTGAATCATCTCCTTAAACATTTTCTTAAGAAGAAGTCGGCGGGAGAGGAAGAGGAGAAGCCAGAAAAGCCTAAGAAGCAAAGCGGCTTCTGGATGACCGTATTAAAGGTTGAAGTGGCGGATATCGCCTTTGCGATTGATTCAATTCTAGCAGCTGTTGCGTTGGCGGTTACACTGCCTGTTATTCCGACTCTAGGAGAAATTGGCGGTATGCATGCCGGTCACTTCATTGTCATTTTTGCCGGTGGGTTCATTGGTCTTGTCATCATGCGATTTGCGGCCAATATGTTTGTTAAGCTGTTAGCGAAAAAGCCAGGCTTGGAAGTGGCTGCATTTGTTATTGTTGGATGGGTGGGAGTCAAGCTTCTCGTTCAAACCCTAGCACACCCGGCTGTTGCCGTTGTCTCAGAAGGCTTTTCCCATTCAACAGCCTGGAAAGCAACCTTCTACATCGTATTAGTTGGAATTGCCGTTGCCGGCTGGTTTCTGTCAAAGGACCATCAAACAGAAGCAGAATCCGATTCAGCATCAGATAATGTGAAAAAGGTGAATGCGTAATTCATATTGTCAGACCGGAAAGTGGGAAGGAGTACCACTTGAATTTCTATAGCGAACTCGCACGCAGTGTTTCGTTTTCAAAGAGAGGCTCCAAAATGATTCTCACAGGAAAGCATAAGGATTTGGAGTTTGTTGGTGCCGGCAGAAGTGCCTATGTATTTAGAATCAAAACAACGGAAAAAGTCATAAAGGTTTTCTTCCCTGCTTTTACCGAGGTCGCAAAGGAAGAGGCAGGAATTTATCGGGCCCTGCAGGGAGTCGATGATTATCCCTCATTGTATGCGGCAGGAGAAAATTATATCGTGATTGATTATCTTCGCGGCATGACTTTTTTTGAATGCTTAAGCAGCGGACATAGGATTGAGCCGAAGCATATCAAGGCTGTTGATGATGCACTAAACCTGGCAAGGCAAAGAGGGTTAAACCCCTCTGATATTCATTTGCGAAATATCCTCTTAACGAGTAATGGTGATATTAAGCTCATTGATGTTGCCCGCTTTAGGCAACAAAAAGATTGTCATCAATGGGAGGACTTAAAAAAGGCCTATTATCAATATTATCAAAAGGGACTTTTCCCAAAGAAAATGCCGGTTTGGCTGTTAAATCGAATAGCCGACGTGTATAAAAAAAGATGGCTGCCAAGGCTGCCCCAGCTGAATGGGGATCATCGGTAAGACCTATCTAATATGGAGGCAGACGCAAAAAAGACCTCCTATCAAATAGGAGGCTAGAAAAGGGGGGTTTTACACTTATGACTAGTATGACCCTTCTGATAAAATTTATTCAGCTTTGTTCTTGTTTTTAGGAAATTTAAGCCCTTTTTGTTGCAACTGGTGATGAGCCTGTACAAAAAGTGAACAAGCTTCATATGTAATAGTAAGGATAGCTTAAAGTTTGTCCTTACCGTTAAACCCTAACCTCCTATATTTATTCTAAAGCCGTATGACCATCATACGGCTTCTTTTTATATAGTTAAATAGCTTTTCCATTCATTAAGGAAGGAACGGGTTTCTTGATTTGGATTTTCGATTACATCCATCGTGGAACCTTTCTGTTTTAATTCGCCGTTTTTTAAAATAAATAATTCATCTGTTAATGATTTGACTTCAAGTAAATCATGGCTGACAAATAAAGCCGTCGTGTCAGCTGCAGACAATATCGATTTGAAATCAGCAATGAGCTTCATCTTCGTCGGAAAATCAAGAGCCGAAAAGGGCTCATCGAGGCAAAGCAGCTCAGGCTCAAGAATCATCGCTCTGGCTAAATTAACCCGCTGCGCTTCACCGCCTGAAAGCTTGGACACATGCTTTTCCGCCAGATGGGTAATATTGAATTTTTCCAGCCATTCATATACCTTTTCCTTAATGACCTTCCGCGGCAGTTTTCTTATTTTTAAGCCGACAGCAATGTTTTGAAAGACAGTCGTATCTAAGAGCAGTGACTGCTGAAGAGCAATCGCAATCTTTCTCCGCTCCTCTAGTGTCACGGTTTTGGCTGATACTCTTTTACCGTTAAACGTAATCGTACCACTTGTAGGAGCATCTAGCAGGGAAAGAAACTTAAGCAGCGTGCTTT of the Bacillus tuaregi genome contains:
- a CDS encoding TerC family protein, producing the protein MEFSLLLEYGWVLLVLIVLEGLLATDNALVLAIMVKHLPEEQRRKALFYGLAGAFLFRLGSLFVISLLVDIWQVQALGAAYLIFMSLNHLLKHFLKKKSAGEEEEKPEKPKKQSGFWMTVLKVEVADIAFAIDSILAAVALAVTLPVIPTLGEIGGMHAGHFIVIFAGGFIGLVIMRFAANMFVKLLAKKPGLEVAAFVIVGWVGVKLLVQTLAHPAVAVVSEGFSHSTAWKATFYIVLVGIAVAGWFLSKDHQTEAESDSASDNVKKVNA
- a CDS encoding serine/threonine-protein kinase produces the protein MILTGKHKDLEFVGAGRSAYVFRIKTTEKVIKVFFPAFTEVAKEEAGIYRALQGVDDYPSLYAAGENYIVIDYLRGMTFFECLSSGHRIEPKHIKAVDDALNLARQRGLNPSDIHLRNILLTSNGDIKLIDVARFRQQKDCHQWEDLKKAYYQYYQKGLFPKKMPVWLLNRIADVYKKRWLPRLPQLNGDHR
- a CDS encoding ABC transporter ATP-binding protein → MTEMIRAEKLEFQVPGRSILSISELVLEKGHVYGIMGPNGAGKSTLLKFLSLLDAPTSGTITFNGKRVSAKTVTLEERRKIAIALQQSLLLDTTVFQNIAVGLKIRKLPRKVIKEKVYEWLEKFNITHLAEKHVSKLSGGEAQRVNLARAMILEPELLCLDEPFSALDFPTKMKLIADFKSILSAADTTALFVSHDLLEVKSLTDELFILKNGELKQKGSTMDVIENPNQETRSFLNEWKSYLTI